The Fortiea contorta PCC 7126 genome has a segment encoding these proteins:
- a CDS encoding gluconokinase, which produces MIILIMGVSGSGKSTIGQILADSLHWEFSDADAFHSVENIEKMRQGIPLDDGDRMPWLLSLQTAIQHWLENDHNVVLACSALKASYRQFLLFDQERIRLVYLYGSLALIQQRLQKRQNHFMTEKLLNSQFNALEEPDNAIGVDISQPPEMIVQTIRAALGI; this is translated from the coding sequence ATGATTATTTTGATTATGGGTGTGTCTGGTTCTGGTAAAAGTACTATCGGACAAATACTTGCAGATTCATTACACTGGGAATTTAGCGACGCTGACGCTTTTCATTCAGTGGAAAATATTGAAAAAATGCGTCAGGGTATTCCCTTAGATGATGGTGATAGAATGCCTTGGTTGCTGAGTTTGCAAACAGCGATTCAACATTGGTTAGAAAATGACCACAATGTAGTTCTGGCTTGTTCGGCGCTGAAAGCGAGTTATCGGCAATTCTTATTATTTGATCAAGAACGCATTCGGCTAGTTTATCTTTATGGCTCGTTGGCGCTGATTCAACAACGTCTGCAAAAGCGTCAAAATCATTTTATGACCGAAAAACTCCTCAATAGCCAGTTCAATGCACTTGAGGAGCCTGATAACGCCATAGGAGTGGACATTTCTCAACCACCAGAGATGATTGTGCAGACCATTAGAGCGGCTTTGGGAATTTAA
- a CDS encoding carbohydrate kinase family protein gives MSNPRVLCLGEVLFDCLADQLGLKLDEVQSWTPYPGGAPANVACALVKLGTPTGFIGAVGEDEPGNALVKVLEDVGVDTTGVQRHATAPTRQVYVVRDLAGDRTFAGFGEYDTSEFADTRLQAKQLPHALFQEADFLVLGTLELAYPESEKAVNRALDLAEHYDLKILLDVNWRPVFWQDADIARHKIQEIFKRVDFLKLAKEEAEWLFDTTDPGAITYRLNSLEGVLVTDGEKGCAYCLAENEDKLPAFYVPVVDTTGAGDSFLAGFIHQLLLNGIQGLSDAQTTKRIVTYASAVGALTTIKPGAIASQPTAEEVTAFLAANRLA, from the coding sequence ATGAGCAATCCCCGTGTTTTGTGTCTCGGTGAAGTTTTGTTTGATTGTTTAGCCGATCAATTGGGGCTAAAGCTGGATGAGGTTCAATCTTGGACTCCTTACCCAGGGGGTGCGCCGGCTAATGTGGCTTGTGCTTTAGTGAAGCTAGGAACGCCAACGGGATTTATTGGTGCTGTTGGTGAAGATGAACCGGGAAACGCCCTGGTTAAGGTTTTGGAAGATGTGGGTGTTGATACAACGGGAGTCCAACGCCATGCTACAGCACCAACGCGACAGGTTTATGTGGTGAGGGATTTAGCAGGCGATCGCACTTTTGCAGGTTTTGGTGAATATGATACCTCAGAATTTGCTGATACTCGCTTGCAAGCCAAGCAACTACCACATGCGCTATTTCAAGAAGCAGATTTTTTGGTTTTGGGAACTTTGGAGTTAGCTTATCCTGAAAGTGAAAAAGCTGTTAATCGTGCTCTTGATTTAGCAGAACATTATGACCTGAAAATATTGCTAGATGTTAACTGGCGTCCTGTATTTTGGCAAGATGCGGATATTGCTCGCCACAAGATTCAGGAAATATTTAAGCGGGTTGATTTTCTCAAACTCGCTAAGGAAGAAGCAGAATGGTTATTTGATACTACAGACCCTGGTGCAATTACTTATCGTTTAAATTCCCTCGAAGGGGTACTAGTTACAGACGGGGAAAAGGGTTGTGCCTATTGTTTAGCGGAAAATGAAGATAAATTACCTGCATTCTATGTTCCCGTTGTCGATACAACTGGCGCAGGGGATAGCTTTTTAGCTGGGTTTATCCACCAACTGCTGCTGAACGGGATTCAGGGCTTGAGTGACGCACAAACAACCAAACGCATTGTTACCTATGCTAGTGCTGTTGGAGCACTGACTACTATTAAACCAGGTGCGATCGCTTCTCAACCCACTGCAGAGGAAGTTACAGCTTTTCTGGCTGCTAATCGACTCGCTTAA
- a CDS encoding helix-turn-helix domain-containing protein, with protein sequence MAGSESQTPVSLSDRELQIIDLVAAGLTNQEIAGKLEISKRTVDNHISNILTKTQTENRVALVRWALQWGKVCLNDVNCCLLPNQND encoded by the coding sequence ATGGCTGGTAGCGAGTCTCAGACCCCCGTTAGTCTGTCAGACAGAGAACTGCAAATTATCGACTTAGTGGCTGCTGGCTTAACTAACCAAGAAATTGCAGGTAAACTGGAAATTAGCAAACGTACAGTTGATAACCATATCAGCAACATTCTCACCAAAACCCAGACAGAAAATCGAGTAGCTCTCGTGCGCTGGGCTTTACAATGGGGCAAAGTTTGTTTAAATGATGTTAATTGTTGTCTTCTGCCCAACCAGAACGATTAA
- a CDS encoding DUF6391 domain-containing protein, with the protein MNNSASFPGGSSSVDLFNFDFISSAAEKIFSGGEKSANFPQPSQDADLLKQLPFIPGLKEILMVRQVHALEHATVWVLGESKNARTSPGNVSNTQIDHELLSGLSTEQGFYLYGEVNISDLRRAVSLALHRLIDGETELAVHPRCGTNLSVAMLLTAGLAVGVHLLLPFRPVEQLIGLGLAATTAAEIAPDLGAVAQRYLTTAIPFNLAVENITLTRDAWGRHGHFVKLCWRE; encoded by the coding sequence ATGAATAATTCTGCTTCTTTTCCAGGTGGCTCATCTTCCGTTGATTTGTTTAACTTTGATTTTATTTCCTCTGCTGCTGAAAAAATTTTCAGCGGAGGAGAAAAATCCGCAAACTTTCCCCAACCGTCCCAAGATGCTGACTTACTCAAACAGCTACCGTTTATTCCAGGATTAAAAGAAATCCTCATGGTGCGTCAGGTTCACGCTTTAGAACACGCTACCGTTTGGGTACTTGGTGAGTCAAAAAATGCTCGCACCTCCCCAGGAAATGTCAGCAACACGCAAATTGATCACGAGTTACTGAGTGGTTTGTCCACAGAACAAGGATTTTACCTCTACGGGGAAGTGAATATCAGTGATTTGCGACGCGCAGTTTCCCTCGCTTTACATCGTCTCATCGACGGAGAAACAGAGCTAGCAGTGCATCCGCGTTGTGGAACTAACTTATCAGTGGCGATGTTGTTGACAGCTGGGTTAGCTGTAGGCGTGCATCTTTTGCTACCATTTCGACCAGTAGAACAACTGATTGGTTTAGGACTAGCAGCGACAACAGCAGCAGAAATTGCACCAGATTTAGGTGCAGTTGCTCAACGATATCTCACAACCGCTATTCCCTTCAACCTAGCAGTAGAAAATATTACACTCACACGAGACGCATGGGGACGACATGGACATTTTGTCAAGTTATGCTGGCGAGAGTAA
- a CDS encoding glycosyltransferase — MRKLYFLLPGTDGKFACGGLWAELKTIKLAQEICSADIVTYRQREEGKLFIDDLLANQNLDDVIFMLSWGFDIPQLVNKLQPYNVVYHAHSAGYKFRLPASVPIITVSRNTMGYWGQISPHALIYYLPNQISDEFKNLHLERDIDVLVQARKSSEYLIKNLIPTLQKQCKVLVVDSYIEDLPGLFNRAKIYLYDSAEYWAQQGVSEGFGLQPLEALACGCQVFSSINGGLSDYLDPGFNCYKIAGYSQEYDTQRILQFLKTSAAPKLNPEFFAEYRYENIIQRLQVILDELNAFFDHKMHHPSSIKSLTRMQITKLLIQNKYQKLKKKYLQ, encoded by the coding sequence ATGAGAAAGCTTTACTTCTTACTCCCAGGAACAGATGGTAAATTTGCTTGTGGTGGTTTGTGGGCAGAATTAAAAACAATTAAGCTAGCGCAAGAAATTTGTAGTGCGGATATCGTCACTTATCGTCAGCGAGAAGAAGGAAAGCTTTTTATTGATGATTTACTCGCCAATCAAAATTTAGATGATGTGATTTTTATGTTAAGTTGGGGATTTGATATTCCTCAACTTGTCAATAAACTCCAGCCATACAATGTGGTTTATCATGCTCATAGTGCAGGTTACAAATTTCGTCTACCTGCAAGTGTACCCATCATCACCGTGAGCCGAAATACAATGGGATATTGGGGACAAATTTCTCCCCATGCGCTTATTTATTATTTACCGAATCAAATTAGTGACGAATTTAAAAATTTACATTTAGAGCGAGATATTGATGTTTTAGTCCAAGCGCGTAAATCTTCTGAATATTTAATCAAAAACTTGATTCCCACATTACAGAAACAATGCAAAGTTTTAGTTGTTGATTCCTACATAGAAGACTTACCAGGACTATTCAACCGCGCCAAAATTTATCTTTATGACTCTGCTGAATACTGGGCGCAACAAGGAGTCAGTGAAGGATTTGGACTACAGCCTCTAGAAGCTTTAGCTTGTGGATGTCAGGTTTTTTCTAGCATCAACGGTGGACTTTCTGACTATTTAGATCCTGGATTTAATTGCTATAAAATTGCTGGATATTCTCAAGAATATGATACTCAAAGGATTTTGCAGTTTTTAAAAACTTCAGCAGCACCAAAATTGAATCCAGAATTTTTCGCCGAATATCGCTATGAAAATATTATCCAGCGCTTACAAGTGATATTAGATGAATTAAACGCATTTTTTGACCATAAGATGCATCATCCATCTTCTATCAAAAGTTTGACAAGGATGCAGATAACAAAACTGCTCATCCAAAACAAATATCAAAAGCTGAAAAAGAAATATTTGCAGTAA
- the msrA gene encoding peptide-methionine (S)-S-oxide reductase MsrA: MGLFGFGKKTVLPTPEEALPGRADSMRVPANHYVNNNPLKPPFPDKLEKAIFGLGCFWGAERKFWQLEGVYTTAVGYAAGFTPNPTYEEVCSGKTGHNEVVLVVFDPNVISYSQLLKTFWESHNPTQGMRQGNDVGTQYRSGIYVYSESQRKLAEASRAAYQQSLNQAGYGQITTEILDAPEFYYAESYHQQYLAKNPNGYCGLGGTNVACPVGVIESQVSG; this comes from the coding sequence ATGGGACTATTTGGTTTTGGTAAAAAAACGGTTCTACCTACCCCAGAAGAAGCTTTACCAGGAAGAGCGGATTCTATGCGGGTACCGGCTAATCATTATGTCAACAACAACCCCCTCAAACCCCCCTTTCCAGACAAATTAGAAAAAGCCATTTTTGGTTTAGGCTGTTTTTGGGGTGCGGAACGCAAATTTTGGCAATTAGAAGGTGTTTACACTACCGCAGTTGGTTATGCTGCTGGTTTCACGCCAAATCCTACCTATGAAGAAGTATGTTCTGGTAAAACTGGTCACAACGAAGTGGTATTAGTTGTCTTTGATCCAAATGTGATTAGTTATTCCCAACTACTCAAAACTTTCTGGGAAAGCCATAACCCCACCCAAGGAATGCGCCAAGGTAACGATGTCGGAACTCAATATCGTTCAGGAATTTATGTTTATTCTGAAAGCCAAAGAAAGCTAGCAGAAGCATCACGCGCAGCTTATCAACAATCTCTCAATCAAGCAGGTTACGGTCAGATTACCACAGAAATTTTGGACGCGCCTGAATTCTATTACGCAGAAAGTTACCATCAACAATACCTCGCTAAAAACCCCAATGGCTATTGTGGTTTAGGTGGTACAAATGTCGCTTGTCCTGTGGGAGTTATTGAATCTCAGGTCAGCGGTTAA